From Micromonospora sp. NBC_01699, a single genomic window includes:
- a CDS encoding DUF6875 domain-containing protein, whose translation MLIHPEQPDCVLVEQFDLTAEAVHPLLDGVEEKLLSVLRWGREYLCRPHPDLGRKGPVCPFAQASLDRGMFYLAVHRGETVEPDALDRLLMTYRDWFRQLPPTTGPAAQFKTILLTLPDVPSEEANAAVDATQGRLKPQYVSEGLMIGEFHSGPPDKGGLWNLDFRPLYSPVPLLAIRHMVPSDFPFLADDPGSVATYLRLFGANTPSALRGRVTAAANQFGLSVPHPAPVPPRAPVPQLAEQQGAAAS comes from the coding sequence GTGCTCATCCACCCCGAACAACCGGACTGCGTGCTGGTGGAACAGTTCGACCTGACCGCCGAGGCGGTGCACCCGCTGCTGGACGGCGTCGAGGAGAAGCTGCTCAGCGTGCTCCGCTGGGGCCGCGAGTATCTCTGCCGGCCGCACCCGGACCTGGGGCGCAAGGGACCGGTCTGCCCGTTCGCCCAGGCGTCCCTGGACCGGGGCATGTTCTACCTGGCCGTGCACCGGGGCGAGACGGTGGAACCGGACGCGCTCGACCGGCTGCTGATGACCTACCGCGACTGGTTCCGCCAACTGCCGCCGACCACCGGTCCGGCCGCCCAGTTCAAGACCATCCTGCTCACCCTGCCGGACGTGCCGTCGGAAGAGGCGAACGCCGCCGTCGACGCCACCCAGGGACGACTGAAACCACAGTACGTCTCGGAGGGGCTGATGATCGGCGAGTTCCACAGCGGCCCACCGGACAAGGGCGGGCTGTGGAACCTCGACTTCCGGCCGCTGTACAGCCCGGTGCCGCTGCTCGCGATCCGGCACATGGTCCCGTCGGACTTCCCGTTCCTGGCCGACGACCCCGGCTCGGTCGCCACCTACCTGCGCCTGTTCGGCGCCAACACGCCGTCGGCCCTGCGCGGCCGGGTCACCGCCGCCGCGAACCAGTTCGGCCTGTCCGTGCCGCACCCGGCACCGGTGCCCCCACGCGCGCCAGTGCCCCAACTGGCCGAACAGCAAGGAGCAGCAGCGTCATGA
- a CDS encoding amino acid adenylation domain-containing protein, with translation MTEGNATASGAGTAPATNKRALLARMLTERANAPRTYPVSFGQQRLWFLDRFQPGDSIYNIPVALRLRGPLDVDALRAALELIVRRHGALRTTFADSGGEPVQVVRADAGPVLEVTDLTGGSAQEAARLLWEEARRPFDLANGPLFRALLIRTADDDHHLSLCLHHIVSDAWSLGVLFTELNTAYAALREGRPPQLPELPAQYADYAIWQREKMAGEALREQVDYWLDQLRGAPALLTLPTDRPRPAAQSYRGAVHYWDFTAPLLRRIQEFNQGSGATMFMTLMAAFSALLSRSSGQDELVVGTPVAGRNHADLEPLIGFFVNTLPLRVSVAGLPSFRDLVDRVREATLGGLANADVPFEKLVEELSPERSLGHAPVFQTQLIVQNTPPAILRFGDVTATSLLVDSGTAKFDLSLVGEMTPDGIMHMAVEYDTALFDADTVARLARQLTTLLDVALTDPDRPVAEIPLLAGVERWRSVVDWNATARGLPDVASVLELLPTDDSEAGPVPAVCGPDGAVDPAELHRRAARLAYVLRARGVRPDSPVGICLDRGVGMLVGVLGAWQAGAGYLPLDPALPADRLRYLLSDSGATVVVTQRSVREELADLLVDVPVVICLDDDAAELAAAPADADPVPAHPDGLAYLIYTSGSTGRPKGVAVPHRAVLNLVASFHDDLALTPTDRFAAVTTLSFDISVLELLVPLLSGTPLTIVDSAVTGDGHALRQRLLADGITAMQATPATWRLLLATGGVPAGLRLRLCGGEALPRDLADALIADGATLWNCYGPTETTVWSAATPVAPSPAAIDLGTPIANTELYVLDRIGQPVPVGVVGEVHIGGAGVVRGYPGRPALTASRFVPDPFSGRPGARLYATGDLARQRADGRLEFLGRTDHQVKIRGFRIELGEIEEQLRAHELVADAVVGTWAGGEGDARLVAYVVPSPGAVGDLWSVLRPWLATRLPGYMVPATLVTLPALPVNANGKTDRGALPQPDWRDAVTVERTAPRNPVEHTLADIWEQVLGVDRVGVHDDFFQLGGHSLLAAQVLSRIGAAFEMDLPLRVLFEAPTVAEMTDAMIAREPVPGHVVTVAELRRDLDGMSTEELRGLLGEAP, from the coding sequence ATGACCGAAGGAAACGCAACGGCGAGCGGTGCCGGTACCGCGCCGGCGACGAACAAGCGGGCGTTGCTGGCAAGAATGCTGACCGAGCGGGCGAACGCCCCGCGCACGTACCCGGTGTCGTTCGGGCAGCAGCGGTTGTGGTTCCTCGACCGGTTCCAGCCCGGCGACTCGATCTACAACATACCGGTCGCGCTCCGGCTGCGGGGACCGCTCGACGTCGACGCGCTGCGGGCCGCCCTGGAGCTGATCGTGCGGCGGCACGGCGCGCTGCGTACCACCTTCGCCGACTCCGGTGGCGAACCGGTGCAGGTGGTACGGGCCGACGCCGGCCCCGTGCTGGAGGTCACCGACCTGACCGGCGGGTCGGCGCAGGAGGCCGCCCGGCTGCTCTGGGAGGAGGCCCGCCGCCCGTTCGACCTGGCCAACGGCCCGCTGTTCCGGGCGCTGCTGATCCGTACCGCCGACGACGACCACCACCTGTCGCTCTGCCTGCACCACATCGTCTCCGACGCCTGGTCGCTCGGCGTGCTGTTCACCGAGCTGAACACCGCGTACGCGGCGCTGCGCGAGGGGCGGCCGCCACAGCTGCCCGAACTGCCCGCCCAGTACGCCGACTACGCCATCTGGCAGCGGGAGAAGATGGCCGGCGAGGCGCTGCGGGAGCAGGTGGACTACTGGCTGGACCAGTTGCGCGGCGCCCCGGCGCTGCTCACCCTGCCGACCGACCGGCCCCGCCCGGCGGCCCAGTCCTACCGGGGCGCGGTGCACTACTGGGACTTCACCGCCCCGCTGCTGCGCCGGATCCAGGAGTTCAACCAGGGCAGCGGCGCCACCATGTTCATGACCCTGATGGCCGCGTTCAGCGCCCTGCTGTCCCGGTCCAGCGGCCAGGACGAGTTGGTGGTCGGCACCCCGGTCGCCGGGCGCAACCACGCCGACCTGGAACCGCTGATCGGCTTCTTCGTCAACACGCTGCCGCTGCGGGTCTCGGTCGCCGGCCTACCGAGCTTCCGGGACCTGGTCGACCGGGTCCGCGAGGCCACCCTCGGCGGGCTGGCCAACGCCGACGTGCCGTTCGAGAAGCTGGTCGAGGAGCTGTCGCCGGAACGGAGCCTGGGCCACGCCCCGGTCTTCCAGACCCAGCTCATCGTGCAGAACACCCCGCCGGCCATCCTCCGGTTCGGCGACGTGACCGCCACCTCCCTGCTGGTCGACAGCGGCACGGCCAAGTTCGACCTCTCCCTGGTCGGCGAGATGACCCCGGACGGCATCATGCACATGGCGGTCGAGTACGACACCGCCCTGTTCGACGCCGACACGGTGGCCCGGCTCGCCCGGCAGCTCACCACCCTGCTCGACGTGGCACTCACCGACCCGGACCGGCCGGTGGCGGAGATCCCGCTGCTGGCCGGCGTGGAACGCTGGCGTTCGGTGGTCGACTGGAACGCCACCGCCCGGGGCCTGCCGGACGTCGCCTCGGTGCTGGAGCTGCTGCCGACCGACGACTCGGAGGCCGGCCCGGTGCCGGCGGTCTGCGGCCCGGACGGCGCGGTCGACCCGGCCGAGCTGCACCGGCGGGCGGCCAGGTTGGCGTACGTGCTGCGGGCCCGTGGGGTGCGACCGGACAGCCCGGTCGGTATCTGCCTCGACCGCGGGGTGGGCATGCTGGTCGGGGTGCTCGGCGCCTGGCAGGCCGGGGCGGGCTACCTGCCGCTGGACCCGGCCCTGCCGGCAGACCGGCTGCGTTACCTGCTGAGTGACTCCGGTGCCACGGTGGTGGTGACCCAGCGGTCGGTCCGGGAGGAGCTGGCCGACCTGCTGGTCGACGTACCGGTGGTGATCTGCCTGGACGACGACGCCGCGGAACTGGCCGCGGCCCCGGCCGACGCGGACCCGGTGCCGGCGCACCCGGACGGGCTCGCCTACCTGATCTACACCTCGGGTTCGACCGGCAGGCCGAAGGGTGTCGCGGTGCCGCACCGGGCGGTGCTGAACCTGGTCGCCTCGTTCCACGACGACCTCGCCCTCACCCCGACCGACCGGTTCGCGGCGGTCACCACGCTCTCCTTCGACATCTCCGTGCTCGAACTGCTGGTTCCGCTGCTCAGCGGCACCCCGCTGACCATCGTGGACTCGGCCGTCACCGGTGACGGTCACGCGCTGCGGCAGCGGCTGCTCGCCGACGGGATCACCGCAATGCAGGCGACGCCGGCCACCTGGCGGCTGCTGCTGGCCACCGGCGGGGTGCCGGCGGGGCTGCGGCTGCGGCTCTGCGGCGGGGAGGCACTGCCCCGGGACCTGGCCGACGCGCTGATCGCCGACGGCGCGACACTGTGGAACTGCTACGGCCCGACCGAGACCACCGTCTGGTCGGCCGCGACGCCGGTGGCGCCGTCGCCGGCCGCCATCGACCTGGGTACGCCGATCGCCAACACCGAGCTGTACGTGCTGGACCGGATCGGCCAGCCGGTGCCGGTCGGCGTCGTCGGCGAGGTGCACATCGGCGGTGCGGGGGTGGTCCGGGGCTATCCGGGACGGCCGGCGCTGACCGCCTCCCGGTTCGTGCCCGACCCGTTCAGCGGTCGGCCCGGCGCCCGCCTCTACGCCACCGGTGACCTGGCCCGGCAGCGCGCCGACGGCCGGCTGGAGTTCCTCGGCCGGACCGACCACCAGGTGAAGATCCGTGGTTTCCGGATCGAGCTGGGCGAGATCGAGGAGCAGTTGCGGGCGCACGAACTCGTCGCCGACGCGGTGGTCGGCACCTGGGCGGGCGGCGAGGGCGACGCCCGGCTGGTCGCGTACGTGGTGCCGTCCCCCGGTGCCGTCGGGGACCTCTGGTCGGTGCTGCGCCCGTGGCTGGCCACCCGGCTGCCCGGTTACATGGTGCCGGCGACCCTGGTCACCCTGCCCGCGTTGCCGGTCAACGCCAACGGCAAGACCGACCGGGGCGCGCTGCCGCAGCCGGACTGGCGGGACGCGGTGACCGTGGAACGGACCGCGCCGCGCAACCCGGTGGAGCACACCCTGGCCGACATCTGGGAGCAGGTGCTCGGCGTCGACCGGGTCGGTGTGCACGACGACTTCTTCCAGCTCGGCGGCCACTCGCTGCTCGCCGCGCAGGTGCTGAGCCGGATCGGGGCAGCGTTCGAGATGGACCTGCCGCTGCGGGTGCTGTTCGAGGCGCCGACCGTGGCCGAGATGACCGACGCGATGATCGCCCGGGAGCCCGTACCGGGGCACGTGGTGACCGTCGCCGAACTGCGCCGGGACCTCGACGGAATGTCGACCGAGGAGCTGCGCGGACTGCTGGGCGAGGCGCCGTGA